A region of Acetomicrobium sp. S15 = DSM 107314 DNA encodes the following proteins:
- the cas2 gene encoding CRISPR-associated endonuclease Cas2, with product MMVLITYDVNITSEGGTRRLRKVARICQNYGQRVQNSVFECLVDPTQWAMLRHELLQAYDSSKDSLRFYFLGANWKRRVEHQGAKETYDPEGPLIL from the coding sequence ATGATGGTACTCATCACTTACGATGTAAACATTACTTCTGAAGGAGGGACACGAAGACTCCGGAAAGTGGCCAGAATCTGCCAGAATTATGGCCAGAGAGTCCAAAATTCCGTATTCGAGTGTCTTGTCGATCCAACCCAATGGGCTATGTTACGTCACGAATTGCTTCAGGCCTATGACTCGTCAAAAGACAGCTTGAGGTTTTATTTCCTTGGAGCCAACTGGAAGAGGCGTGTAGAGCATCAGGGTGCCAAGGAAACGTATGATCCTGAAGGCCCTTTAATACTATAG